tttctctcacAGGCAGGCTCCTTCCTTCTTTCCCTGTTCCTTGGCTCTTGCACTCTTTGGGACATGGAGCTCTCCGCGATTTGCTCGCGGCCGAGGCGGGGGATCCACTAATCACCGTCGGAAGCCGCCGACGCAGGGATTGTTTCAGCGGGCGGAACGCGCTGTGACATTGCACTCCAACGCCGACCTTTCCGTCAAATCACCGGTTCAAGAATTGTCATGACAGCTTCATCATTTTTATGGAGGATAACATTAGTCTAATACCTAACTGATTCAACCTTATCCAGGCCCCCTCCGCCTCAATTAATGTCTTTAGCCTTTCTTACTCCCGTTCAAACCTCTTCGCCTCCTGCCAAGACGGCTCCGCCTCCGGCAATTCCACTATCCGTGAGACCTACCATCAGCTCTTCACCTCTTGACTCCCCACTCCGCAAGTTGATCGCTGAAGTGGATATCTTCTGTCCCACTTGCGATGTTCTTGTCAAACCTCTTTACCACCACAGCTGGGTTTCCTTTCACGTAATGGTACGGTGGCACACTTTCGGTCACCACGCTGCCGTGACCAACCTTGCTGTGATGGCCGATCTCAACCCCGGGCCTAAAATGCCTGATTAGCTATGAGCCTGTGAATATGACAGTATAAGGACTCACAGTATGACAACGTCATTTCCAATCCAAGAGCAGCCACCGATTGTCACCTTGCGGCCAACAGTCAATGGCTTACCATTCTTGTCGTTGACACTTTGGGAGCGCTCTGCCGCGATAATGGTTAAGCCTGGATTTATCCACGAATGCTCACCAAACCTAACATCTGAAAACGGCGTGTATATGATTATACAGTTGCCGAGCATGTTTGCAAAGTTCGAAACATTAATTCGGAACCCGTTGTCAACGTGAACCGGACCTTCGATGAGCGGCCCGCCAATGACAGGCTCGTCTTCACCTTCGCTCATCTCCCTGAAGAAGGGGTAACTGAGCTGATCGGCCAACGTCTCCAACTCAATATTCTTGCACTTACTGCTTAAAGATAGCCACTTTCGCGACTCCTGGATCGTTCGGGATGAGGAGATCACGGAAAGCAGCCGGATATCTATTTCTAGCCTCTTCGACCTGTGCGTTGTTCGCCTGGTCAAACGCACCTTCAAGGCCCGCTGAACTGCCTATAGCGATGGGAATGTCTCTAGGGTTCACTTTTGTAGGCATGATTGAGATCTTGTTGTCTTCACTGAGATTTGGCAAGGCACTAAGCTATTGGACAGAGCTTCTGATATATGCAGACGAACATGAACTTCGTGGAGGAACTCACGTCTGATTGATGGTAGTTGGACAAGGACGGCTGTTGTTCATTGCTCCATCGACCAAGATTCATTGACAGTAATTGCTTGAGGGTTAGAAATTGTCTCACTAATGCTAGATTAGTAGGGCTGAGAATAAGAGATGCTTAAAACTCGAATGTGAGAGACTGCCAGTTGCAGCTCAGCTACGCATCATACACGCTGCCTCTCACTGATCATGCTGGGCATCGTGAATCTATCGCGACACAACACTTCATTGCCTAGCTCCTCGCGATTTGCACTGCTTCCATACAGTCCTATAAATAGTCCGTAGAAGCTAGTAACTATTATCAGCACTCCAAATTTATTCGCATCGAACAATGCCTCCCAACCTCTAGCCGAGTGTCAGACTGCTACCCTATGTCCACTCACCCAAAACCAGCTGCTATGTTTTCACAACTTGACAATTGTGCGCAAAATACagcttctctttttcttgcAGTTCATTAGAGTCTAAGACATGCATATTATCTGTGGTCATGCATTCACCCATGGCCCCTATTGATGTCCAATCAATTGATCCTCGGTACGACAATGCACAGCAGTTCAGTGACTTCTCAGCACAGCCTCGTCCAACTCCCCTAATAGGTCATATACCACGACCCAGCAAGGTAGTTGTTAGTAAGATTCCCAGTCATTTACAAAAGTTCTTTCACCCTCATGTTCCATCACATCATGGTTCGGCGAGAAACTATACAGGCACAATCTTGATGACACCGCTGTTTGGGACCGTATTTTGCTTGAAAGACGCAACtggatgtggatgtgtcATGCCCTCGACTTACAGCCTCATCCAACCACAGTCAAGGCAGACTGATAGGCGGTTTCATCGACCACCCAACATGCAAGTGAAACAAGACAAGGCATCGAATCACTCTTAAATTAGAACCCCACGTGTACATGCGTGTACACTCCCAGATGTAGGGCTAAGTGAAGGGCATGCTTTGAGGCTCAATCAGTCCCGACCCCATCTTTCCGGCTGTGAGTTGCATCCATTGATTCCAATGTCCCAGGGTGTAGCCTGCAGGGGGCTCACGTGACATTGGTGTGGCGGCTTGCCTCGTAAGTGGGCAGCCTGCGCCGCCTTGCAGTCCGCCATCCGTTCTGCCTTGGGGTACGTACCGCTTTCTTGGCTCTATcgccttcaacaccaccgaGATTAACGCCAATCATTAGTTCCTCATGTCTTGGCTCCTACCTATACGATCCATCGAATCGGACCTTTTGGGATCTTTGTGACAAAGGAGGCGATATAGGCATTTATCCTGTTGCCTTCAAGGCAGACATGTTTCCCCGCAGCTCAAATCTCACCATGACGGGTCTTGTACTGTAGATGGATGGTCTGGCCTTGAAAGTCTGACTCGCAGGTGACAGCGTCTAGGCTGGACCATTCTGTTGGATGACGGGATAACAACAAACCGGCACCAACACATACGAAACCCCGCAACTGGCAAAAGATTAGCCTACGAGTTCCGCTAGGCGATAGGGGCAGGTCCTAGCTGAGCCGGCTTGGCTTGGGAGGAGGCGTCACTGCTGATGCGCCCGCGGGCAACGAGGCGCACAGCCCCCGGCACCGGAAAGGTGGGTTGGGCTTGCATCGACTCATCGAATTGATTTCCTAGTCCGAGCATCCTTTGCGAGGCTCTGACAGGTTGCAGCTTAAAGGTCAGCTGTCTCCGCGTTGTCTTGTCAGCTCATTCCATCACAACAGACGGCCTCTCGGACTTGGCGAGGTATTGAGAAAAGGTAGCAATCCCTCCTTTTGCACCTTGGATTATATACCTGAACAAATCAATCCTTTGAGACGTCTGTTTTAGCCCATCATGGTGGTAAGTCTGTCTGCAACTCCAACTATTTCCAGCTAACTCGCGGCAGAAAATCCCCTTCTGGAGCACCCTTACAGGTGGAgtcagcaagaagaagagcgacACCGACAACAATGATCAAGTCAATGAGAAATTGCCCATCCGCGAGAAGAAGTCTGAAGAGATTGTTGGGGGTCCCTCTGCCATTCAACCGCCTGTTGTTATCGTATCCGACGATGCATCCCTTCACCTAGAGCCTGTCCCCGACAGAAAAGGCCTAATCGTCAAAGTCCAGCCCCCAACTGCCCCCTCCACGGAAATTCCACACGTCCCCTGCGACATTGTTCTCGTCATTGATGTCTCGGGCAGTATGGCTGGAGCTGCTCCCGTCCCTGGAGAGGAAACAAACGAGAGCACCGGCCTCTCCATCCTGGATCTCACCAAGCATGCCGCCCGCACAATCATCGAGACAATGAACGAGGGCGACCGTCTGGGAATAGTCACATTTGcaagcaaggccaaggttgtGCAGCCGCTTCTTTCCATGACCAGCGAGAACAAGGAGCGTTCCAGGGAGAATGTTACGAGCATGAGACCCATTGATGCTACCAATCTTTGGCACGGTCTGCTCGAAGGTATCAAGCTGTTTAAGAATGTCAAATCCTCCAATGTTCCTGCTATCATGGTTCTTACCGATGGCATGCCAAACCACATGTAAGTCGCCCAAGCAGGTCCTCTAATCTCACACTAACGTTTCCCAGGAACCCTGCGGCTGGCTTCGTCCCCAAGCTCCGCGCCATGGGACAGCTCCCAGCATCCATTCACACCTTTGGCTTTGGCTACCACCTCAGATCAGGGCTGCTCAAGTCTATTGCCGAGATCGGCGGGGGCAACTATGCCTTCATTCCGGACGCCGGCATGATTGGCACCGTGTTTGTCCACGCCGTTGCAAATCTGCAGAGCACGTTTGCCACCCGCGCCGTCCTGAAACTCACATACTCTAAAGCCCTTGAGTTGGAGGAGACGACTGGCGCGTCCGTGGAAcagcagcctcctcaacccGTGGACGGttccgatgatggcgagatGGAGCTGACCTTGAACCTCGGCAACATTCAATATGGCCAGTCTCGAGACATCTTCCTCCGCGTCAATAACATATCCAAACTGGAATCTCTGAAGGAGAAAGATGCTTCGAGTTCACTCGTCAATGCCTCCATCGCTTACCTCAAGCCTGGAGGTGAACCCACAACCCCCAATGCCGCTTCCAAGAAAACCCCCTTCACACCCGTGAAATCTGTCCGCCGCAGTGTCCTCGACACCAGCGACCTCCCCGCATCTGAGATTGCTTACCATGAATCCAGAGCCATCATCTGCagcttcatctcatcaatctTCCCCATCCAACCCGACGGCGAACACGAGGTCGCCAAGAAGCTTGCGGAATCTAAAAAGGACGAGTTAATCGCCCTCATCGAGAATCTTCCTGCCAAGCCTTTTGATGACCCAAAGAATGAATCACTCAAAAAAGAAATCTCGTCTGAAGACCCCAAGGGTCAGGTCTTTTTGGCCCTTGAGAGTATGGCCTACTTTAACAAATGGGGCTGCCACTTCCTCCCATCCCTCCTTAACGGACACACCCGTCAAATATGCAATTCTTTCAAGGATCCTGGGCCTCTACAATATGGCACTGAGAGCCCCTTATTTATTTCATGCCGGGATCTGCTCGACCAGGCATTTGACAATCTGCCTGCCCCAGAACCATCACGAGCAGTGCCAATGCCGCAACATCGCGGTCGTGCCCGTGGCTCACGATCCAGCGGCACACGatcgagcttcttggcctcatcCATCAACATGAGCAAGTACCGTAACGTCAGCGGCGTGTGCTTTGCAGCCTCGACAGACGTGACACTCGCCTCGGGTAGGATTGTACAGATCAGGAAGCTCCGTCGGGGTATGAAAGTGCGAACACCCCGGGGCTCAAGACGAGTCGCCATGGTTCTCAAGACACCTGTTGAGCAGGAGTTACTATGCCGAATGGGCAAGGTTCTTGTGACACCGTGGCATCCGGTGTCCAACGACGGGAAGCGCTGGAGCTTCCCAGCCAACGCGGCTGAAGGCATGGTGCTTTACACTGGATGTGTCTACTCCGTCCTGCTGGAGCGGGACCGAAACTCGAGCGCCCACGCTATTCGCGTTGGTGACATGTGGGGTGTGACTCTCGGCCATGGCTTGACCATTGGTAGTGATGTTCGAGCACACTCCTTCTTTGGAGACTATAATAATGTCGGAAAGAGTCTTTTGGCTCTTGGACGCCGCAGGCACGGTGTCGTGATTGGAGGAGGTGTTGAGAGAGATCAAGACACGGGATTGGTTAGAGGCTTCAAAGCACCCAACAAGGGTGTAAATGAAGATGTATGAAGACATGAGTATTTTAGTATGTAGTTAATATTATCGGGGGATATAAtgtattattactactacaTTTTGCTTCGCTACATGCCTGTGCAGTCTTGATCTCCTCTCTCGACATGGTTGGAAGAAGCAAGCCCTTCATTTGCCCTGCAAGGCCAGGTAATTGTGTAGTACCATAAACTCACATTGCGGCTAAACGCTAGGTACCCACAGTGTAGCAATTAGAATAGTATCTACTCATGCTAGCGATATGTGAGAAAATGGATGCCTTTTATCATTCTCCGAGACACCTCCATCGCCTACCCGGGAGCTCCCTCACAGTCTCAGAACACACTACCATGAACCTGCCCCGTATGGTAACTAACACTCCGCATTGCTACAATCTTGAAGATCTCAAGCAAGCAGTAAAGGCCATCGAGTATCCCTAGTCTGAAAGAGTTTAGACAATATCCCCGGTTCCCCTATAGGCACACACTTGGTCACGAAAGGAACATCGAGACACCAAAGCATCACTTGGAACCATATACTCAAATGCCGGAAATGTATTTTTACCTATACCCTCTATTCCAATACCTCTATTCCCACTCCAAATCACTCCCTCACAAACAACCCAGCCATACCCATACCAGTTCCAACACACATGCtaacaacaccaagctctCCACCATCCCTCTTAAGCCCATGCAACAACGTAGCCGTCATCCTAGCTCCAGTAGCACCGAGGGGATGTCCAAGGGCAATGGCTCCTCCGTCGGGGTtcaccttctccttggcccacgcgtcctcgaggccgagggcacGCACGCAGTGGAGCGCTTGGCTTGCAAAGGCCTCGTTGATCTCCCACCGGGAGACGTCTTCGTTTGTGAGGCCGTGTTGGTTTAGCAGCTTGGGGATTGCGAGGGCAGGGCCGATGCCCATCTCGTCTGGGTCGCAGCCAACTGTCACGGCAGATACAAACTTGCCGATAATTTGATCCTGAAGACCGAGGGCTGTAGCAGTGCTTCTTCGCATGAGAAGCGTCGCAGCCGCACCGTCAGACACCTGACTCGAGTTTCCAGCCGTCGAAGCACCATCAGGCTTAAACGCAGGCTTTAACTTGGCCAACGCCTCAATGCTGACACTCTCCCGAATACCATCATCAGCAGTGACAGTaatctgctgctcctcgccAATCTTGTTACCCTTCTTATCCACCTCCTGGAACCTCGTCGTAACCGGCACAATCTCGCCGTCAAAGTGGCCCTGGCTCCGCGCACGAGCAGCTCGTCGGTGAGACTCAACAGCGAGCGCATCTTGGTCCGCTCGGGAGACGTTGTACCTCTCGGCGACGTTTTCAGAAGTCAGGCCCATGGGCATGATGCAGTCGCGGGCGTGGTGGTTGGGCGAGTCCCGCAGCTCGGGCCACAGGTCGACGGGGATGGCCTTGGATCCGTAGTTTCTCGTCATGCTCTCCATGCCCGCTGCGATACCGGTGTCGATCATGCCTGTCCTGATCTGGCCCGCCACAGCCGTGATGGCCTGCAGCGAACTTGAGCAAGCGCGGTTGACAGTGTACAGGCTGGTTGTGTTCTTGAAGCCGACGTGGTTGAGGGCCATGCGCGCCGCTTTGGAACCTCCGAGCTCGGAGAGCACAACTCCGACCGCTACATCGTCGACAGTAGCGGGATCCAGCGAAGGGTTGGCTTCAAGTGTTCCCTTCAGAACAGTGGCGAGGAGTTCCTCAGGGTAGGCATCCTTGAGGTGACCACGGTAAGACCGGCATACGGGAGTACGGACCGCGGAGAGGATGACGGTATCGGAGGGCGCCTTTGTAAGGACGGCCGAGAGGCCCTTGGGAAGCTGAGGCATGATGTTTATGCGGTGAGTGAGGTATTGAGAGAGAGGATATGCAGAAGCTCAATCGTCCAAGCCCGAATCTTTCAGGTACATCAACACCAATATCCAAGATCAATGCCAATTGAGTCAatggaaagaaaaaagaaaggaaagagGTCTCCTGGTCATGATGGGCAAATGTTCAAGCCGGGTAAGCAATCATCCAACCTTTAAAtgtcccccctcccccgccgaAAGCCGACATACCCCGGCCCCCGACCCGAAGGCGGGTCTCCGCCCGGCTCCAGACATCGGCTGTTGACACTCTAGTGTGGCTTGATCATCGGCTAGCACCCCTGAACCGCGGAACGGACACTTGGTTGTGGCTGATAACTGCACAAAGGAGGATCAAGTGTGGCGGTGCTGCATGAAGCTATGGAGTCATCATGCCGAGGGTCGGGGAAATGTCTCTGACAAACAAAGCACAAATCGTGAGAAAGTCTTTTTCCTCTATGAAGCCCCTAAAAACCGACTGGGACAAACTTGGCTTATACCATCCCGCGTCCTTGAGCCCAAGGTCATTCCCGCCGACCCTGTTTGTAAACGCCATTGTGCCGTGTTCCATGATCATCAGATATTGTCCCTCAAAATCCCCTGAACTCCGCCATCCACGCTACCTGTTTCCCTGTTACATTCCTCCAACCCTTCcaagatgccatcatctACTGGCCGTATTGGATTCCAAGACCGAGTCTTCTACGCTCGTCGACGAATGACCCCGTCACGCGTGACTTCTTAGCTGGACTTCCCTGATCCCGCCGGGCTTCTTCAGTGGAGGTATAGTTACCGCTGAACTTGCGCTTCTCGGGGTCTCCCTTGTAGTTCGAGAGCAGCTTGGCCTGCATCCGTGCTGACTTTTCGACAGGACCTGGTGTTCCATCCCTGGATCCCGCTGAGCTGGCCACCTCAAAACTCTGACGCGGATCCCGCCGCAGCAGCTCCGTGGCCGCCTGACTGGCTTGGCTGTCAAAGACCTCcttgtcttcttcctcgtggCTCCGCGATTGCGAGCCCTGTGATGCTTGTGATGCGAAAGTCTTAGCTGCAGCAACTGATTCTAGAGCCTGTCTAGCCAGTTCCTCAGTGTCGTCAATCGAAATCGTGCTTTCGCGACTCTTACGCCTACTGTCCGTCTTGGCAACTGGGGTTGTGGGGATGAATTGCCGTTGTGTGTATCGTTGAGGCTCCGACTGAGGGACCAAGTCAACTGAGGGCAAGAGTCCACCATGTGCGCCTAGAGGCCGGTTCATAGGCGTTGTAGGCAGCGAAGACATGGACTGGGCATTGCGGCTGTGCCTTCCAACATGCCGCGGCGCGGGTTTATGTGAAGCCATTGGAGTCGAAGGAGCGCTGTTGTTATCCTGGCTCATGGCCTGCAAGAGAGCAGAGAGACCATactctccctctctttgGCGTGCTTGCGTCCGAGGGGCTTGGCGATGTGAGTTGCGGTGTGGTGTCGAAGCTGCCGCCATCTGCTGCTTGGGGGTCAAGGCTCCGTGGAATATACCGCCAGGGCTACAGAGCATCTGCATGCGTTCTCGGTTCTCGCGTATCCGGTTGAGTAAGACGTCTCGCTCTTCAGCGAGCGCCatgttctcctcctccttctgctGTATAACTTTCTTGGCAGTCTTGACGCGACGTTGAAGGGTCGCGTTGTCCTCGAGGGCAGTCTCGTACCACATCTTCATCTGCAGATACTTTGCTTGTGTTGACTCAGACGAAGTGCTGAGCTCCCTCCGAGCCTGGCGGGTGTGTTCAGCAGTCCGCAGCGCGTCTACCTCGCGACGGATCATCTCGTGCTCCACAGCCGCTCTCTTCGAATCCTCGTCAGCCTGGAGGCTCAACAAATTGTACTGCAACTTGTGGTGAGCTGTCTCCATCTTGAGCTTTTGGTTCTCTGTGATGCATGTCTGGAGCATGGTACGGAGCTCGTCGGCTGAAGCCTCGAGCACCTGCTGGGAAGCGGGTGGGACATATTCGGACGTCAAGGGACGCTCGGGGATGTTGTTGAGAATGGTCGCggggggagagaagaggttcGACTGCTGAGAGTTGGAAAAGGTGCGTTTAGAGGGCCCGGTCTGGCTGGCGTTGTGATTGTTGACCTGTGTCGAGGGAGGCGGAGTGAGAGATGATGGGATGACAGTAACGGGAGGTCGGTCTTCGTTGACCTCGGTCTTGAAAGACTCATTCGGATCGATAGGTGATTGTGGAATCTCGGTGGATGGTAGTGTGACCTGGGGAGGATCTTGAGGACCTGTCTCTTGAGGAGTAGCTGGTCGAGTGGGTGCTTCGACATCGTCGTCAACAACGATGACCTCGGGCTTCTGCTGGCCATGGAGCAGCTCGACGTTGGAAGCCATGTTGACAAGGAGGTCGTGGTCGGCGGATGGGTGCCTCCTGAATGTGAGTCGCGCGTCAACAATGGCTCTGGCCGATGCTCGAGTCGCCCGGGTCGGTTCAGGGCAAAAAGCTTGGGCAGCTATGATCTCAAAAAGGCGGTATTTTAAAACTTGTTGATATTTTTCCTGTTTCACGCGTCCGTCGTGGCTCAATCCTCCGCCAAAAGTCGCGTGCGATGGGTCCAACAACCGTCGTGGCCAGGTCGAATTGGTCAGGATCTCACACACGCGAGTCTAAACAAACAACACCAAGCGAGGGTGAGAAAAATATAGCGAATAGAAGCATTCAGAGGACAATAGCGAAAAGCGGTCTAACAGCTCGTGTGAAGCAGAAGCATCAAAAGCTTCGGCCTGTGACGCCGTCGTTTTTGGTGGATGAAgcaggtcgaggaggtcCAGACCCAGGAA
The window above is part of the Fusarium falciforme chromosome 3, complete sequence genome. Proteins encoded here:
- a CDS encoding VWFA domain-containing protein, which produces MVKIPFWSTLTGGVSKKKSDTDNNDQVNEKLPIREKKSEEIVGGPSAIQPPVVIVSDDASLHLEPVPDRKGLIVKVQPPTAPSTEIPHVPCDIVLVIDVSGSMAGAAPVPGEETNESTGLSILDLTKHAARTIIETMNEGDRLGIVTFASKAKVVQPLLSMTSENKERSRENVTSMRPIDATNLWHGLLEGIKLFKNVKSSNVPAIMVLTDGMPNHMNPAAGFVPKLRAMGQLPASIHTFGFGYHLRSGLLKSIAEIGGGNYAFIPDAGMIGTVFVHAVANLQSTFATRAVLKLTYSKALELEETTGASVEQQPPQPVDGSDDGEMELTLNLGNIQYGQSRDIFLRVNNISKLESLKEKDASSSLVNASIAYLKPGGEPTTPNAASKKTPFTPVKSVRRSVLDTSDLPASEIAYHESRAIICSFISSIFPIQPDGEHEVAKKLAESKKDELIALIENLPAKPFDDPKNESLKKEISSEDPKGQVFLALESMAYFNKWGCHFLPSLLNGHTRQICNSFKDPGPLQYGTESPLFISCRDLLDQAFDNLPAPEPSRAVPMPQHRGRARGSRSSGTRSSFLASSINMSKYRNVSGVCFAASTDVTLASGRIVQIRKLRRGMKVRTPRGSRRVAMVLKTPVEQELLCRMGKVLVTPWHPVSNDGKRWSFPANAAEGMVLYTGCVYSVLLERDRNSSAHAIRVGDMWGVTLGHGLTIGSDVRAHSFFGDYNNVGKSLLALGRRRHGVVIGGGVERDQDTGLVRGFKAPNKGVNEDV
- a CDS encoding Acetyl-CoA C-acetyltransferase, whose translation is MASNVELLHGQQKPEVIVVDDDVEAPTRPATPQETGPQDPPQVTLPSTEIPQSPIDPNESFKTEVNEDRPPVTVIPSSLTPPPSTQVNNHNASQTGPSKRTFSNSQQSNLFSPPATILNNIPERPLTSEYVPPASQQVLEASADELRTMLQTCITENQKLKMETAHHKLQYNLLSLQADEDSKRAAVEHEMIRREVDALRTAEHTRQARRELSTSSESTQAKYLQMKMWYETALEDNATLQRRVKTAKKVIQQKEEENMALAEERDVLLNRIRENRERMQMLCSPGGIFHGALTPKQQMAAASTPHRNSHRQAPRTQARQREGEYGLSALLQAMSQDNNSAPSTPMASHKPAPRHVGRHSRNAQSMSSLPTTPMNRPLGAHGGLLPSVDLVPQSEPQRYTQRQFIPTTPVAKTDSRRKSRESTISIDDTEELARQALESVAAAKTFASQASQGSQSRSHEEEDKEVFDSQASQAATELLRRDPRQSFEVASSAGSRDGTPGPVEKSARMQAKLLSNYKGDPEKRKFSGNYTSTEEARRDQGSPAKKSRVTGSFVDERRRLGLGIQYGQ
- a CDS encoding Acetyl-CoA C-acetyltransferase, translating into MPQLPKGLSAVLTKAPSDTVILSAVRTPVCRSYRGHLKDAYPEELLATVLKGTLEANPSLDPATVDDVAVGVVLSELGGSKAARMALNHVGFKNTTSLYTVNRACSSSLQAITAVAGQIRTGMIDTGIAAGMESMTRNYGSKAIPVDLWPELRDSPNHHARDCIMPMGLTSENVAERYNVSRADQDALAVESHRRAARARSQGHFDGEIVPVTTRFQEVDKKGNKIGEEQQITVTADDGIRESVSIEALAKLKPAFKPDGASTAGNSSQVSDGAAATLLMRRSTATALGLQDQIIGKFVSAVTVGCDPDEMGIGPALAIPKLLNQHGLTNEDVSRWEINEAFASQALHCVRALGLEDAWAKEKVNPDGGAIALGHPLGATGARMTATLLHGLKRDGGELGVVSMCVGTGMGMAGLFVRE